The genomic DNA TGGCGATGATTTTTTAGCCGCCGCGCGTGAGATTTGCCCAAATTCAATGCGATTTATTTTGTCGGGTTACTCCGACTTTACCTCCATGATTAAGGCTCTGAACGAAGGCGGTGTACATCAATTTATCTCCAAGCCCTGGGATGATGAAGCCCTCCTTCAAAAAATTCACGATGCCGCTGAGTCTGTAAAAATAAGAAGCGAGCGCGATAGACTACGAGAGCTTACAGAGCGACAAGCTCAAGAGCTCAAAGATGCCAACCAAGGTTTAGAAGCAAAAGTTAAGGCACGTACCAACGAACTGGAACAAACTTCCGACATGCTCGATTTAAGCTTTCAAGAGCTTAAAGCCAGTTATGGCGTTTTTATTGATGTGATTGCGCAGGTGCTGAGCCTTCGTTCGGTTGCGCCTAAAGATTACCTTAATGATATTGCCGATACGGCAAAAGCCTTAGCGGCCGCTAAGGGCATGAACGAAGATCAGCAAGATCATGTTTATAAAGCTGCAAAACTGCACGAGCTAGGGAAAATCAGAATACCTGAAAACATTCTAAAAAAACCATTAACACAAATGTCAACTCAAGAGCTTAAAGAATACAAAACCTACCCAATGCAAGGTTATGCGCTGTTAGCAAGCTTGGATAACCTAGGCGAAGTTGCGAACTATATCCAGGCGCACAGCGAGCACTTTAATGGCAAAGGTTTTCCAAACCGACTCAGTGAAGGCCAAATTCCGCTCGGCTCTCGAATCATTTCGATTTGCATGTATTACTTCATGTATCGGAACGGGCTCATCGATGGCAACAGCCACGATGAAGACGAATCGGAGAAGTTTATTCGACAAAAGGCCGGTCAATGGGTCGACCCTGATTTAGTGGAAGCATTTTTAGAATGTGCGGAAGAAGAGTTAGCCAAAAAAGGTCAGTTTGAAAGCCGTATCGCACTGTCACAAGCTCAACCAGGCATAGTGTTATCGCGTGATTTATTTAACGTACGTGGTGTCATCATGCTAACGAAAGGCACCATGGTTACGCTGAAAACATTGGAAAAACTCAGATACATCGCTGAGAAGGACTCCACCGACTACACACTCTATATTGAAGTCACGAATACGTTACCAACAGAAGGTGACGCTTAGTTTTTGTTTAAGACTCATGCACAATTAGAAGTGCATGAGTCTATTTTGAGATTACTTTAATGTCATCATCATTGTCATTGGTGATTCTAAGAATTGCTTCCAGCGATTATTAAAGCGAGCAATGGTGCCACCATCGAGTACACGGTGATCGCCCGACCAGCTGGTTTGAATGATCTCTCGTGCCACGACTTGACCGCTGCTGTCAAAGCGAGGCAATGACTGTATTCGGCCAATGCCAACAATAGCGACTTCAGGCGCATTGACAATGGGAGTTGTCACCGTGCCACCAATAGACCCAATGTTCGAAATAGTTACCGTGCCGCCTTTTAAATCGGCTGGCGATAAACGGCCCGCGCGCCCGGCTTTTGTCAGCCGCTTAATTTCGGCTGATACTTCCGCTAACGACATCCGATTCACGCCTTTAATATTTGGCACCATTAACCCCATTGGGGAATCGACTGCCATGCCAATGTTATGATCAGAGAACTGGTGTATCTCTGTTCCAGCATCATTTACATGGCTGTTAATGATCGGAAATTCTTTCAGCGCCAGCGATAAACTTTTTACTAAAATGGCCATCAAGGTTAACTTTTGCTCACTGTCTTCCGATGCCTCATTCAAGGTACGACGCATTTCGTTGGCGGCGGTAATATCCACTTCTTCAGCAAAGGTGAAATGCGGAATGGTGGAGACACTGTGCAACATTTGTTTTGCCATCGCCGCACGAATGCCTTTAATAGGAATAATATCTACGGCCGATTCAGCTGCGGGCGTTGCGTTGGCAGAGACAGCTGGCTGGCCGCCTTCGACAAAGTTAAGCATATCTTCTTTTAGCACTCGGCCATTTGGCCCTGTGCCTGGAACCTGCGCAATGTCGACATCTTGCTCTCTAGCAATGCGCCTTACCGCAGGCGTAGCCAATACTTTACGGCTGGTGCTTGGTTCAGTTTTTAAGCTTTGCGTTACGGCTTCTACTTTGCTTGGCTTGGTCTCTTGCTTTTCTTCAGCCGCAGGTTCTGCTTCGGTACTACCGGCTGAAGCAGATAACTCTATTTGGAACAATGGCGCATGCACTTTAGCAATCTCACCTTCTTTCACATAGTGTTTTACTAAAACGCCAGCGTGCTTGGCAGGAATCTGCACCAACGCTTTATCGGTTTGAACATCGGCAATGGCCTGATCTTCTTCGATCACATCGCCTTCTTGTGCTAACCATTCAACCAGCTCACACTCCACAATGCCTTCGCCGATATCCGGTAAAATAAAATCTTCTTTCATGGTCGGCTCCTTAATAATTCATGCTGTGTTTAATGGCTTCAAATACTTTACTGGCATCAGGAATGTATTCGGCTTCATGCGATAACGGGTAAGGGACATCCATTCCGCACACGCGTAATATTGGCGACTCTAAGTGCAAGAATGCATGTTCTTGAACCGTCGCAGCCACTTCAGCACCAAAACCATTTGTCAGGGTCGCTTCGTGGGAAATGATCAGTCGGCCAGTCTTTTTCACTGAGTTAACGATGGTCTCGACATCCCAAGGTACAATGGTTCTTAAATCGACCACTTCACAAGAGATGCCCTCTTCTTGCGCTAGCTTGGCGGCTTCAGTAATGATCTCCATCTGAGCACCCCAGGCTAACAAGGTGATGTCAGTACCTTCTTCAACGACCTCAGCCACACCCAAAGGAATTTCATAATCTTCTTCGGGTACTTCACCTACAGAGGCGCGATACAAGCGTTTCGGCTCAAAGAAAATTACAGGATTATCGTCTCGAATAGAGGCCAACAATAAACCTTTTGCTTGATGAGGATTGCGAGGCACCACAACTTTTAAGCCTGGCGTATGGGCGAAATAGGCCTCGGGCGATTGTGAGTGATAATGCCCACCATGAATGCCACCACCGTATGGTGTTCTAACGGTAAGACCACCAACATTAAATTCATTACCACTGCGGTAACGAAATTTAGCCGTTTCATTAACGATCTGATCAAAGGCTGGGAATATGTAATCGGCGAATTGGA from Reinekea marina includes the following:
- a CDS encoding 2-oxo acid dehydrogenase subunit E2, which gives rise to MKEDFILPDIGEGIVECELVEWLAQEGDVIEEDQAIADVQTDKALVQIPAKHAGVLVKHYVKEGEIAKVHAPLFQIELSASAGSTEAEPAAEEKQETKPSKVEAVTQSLKTEPSTSRKVLATPAVRRIAREQDVDIAQVPGTGPNGRVLKEDMLNFVEGGQPAVSANATPAAESAVDIIPIKGIRAAMAKQMLHSVSTIPHFTFAEEVDITAANEMRRTLNEASEDSEQKLTLMAILVKSLSLALKEFPIINSHVNDAGTEIHQFSDHNIGMAVDSPMGLMVPNIKGVNRMSLAEVSAEIKRLTKAGRAGRLSPADLKGGTVTISNIGSIGGTVTTPIVNAPEVAIVGIGRIQSLPRFDSSGQVVAREIIQTSWSGDHRVLDGGTIARFNNRWKQFLESPMTMMMTLK
- a CDS encoding alpha-ketoacid dehydrogenase subunit beta, producing the protein MSKINLLQAVNSALETAMREDEKCVCFGEDVGHFGGVFRATSHLQEKFGKDRVFNTPLVEQGILGFANGMAANGFKAVAEIQFADYIFPAFDQIVNETAKFRYRSGNEFNVGGLTVRTPYGGGIHGGHYHSQSPEAYFAHTPGLKVVVPRNPHQAKGLLLASIRDDNPVIFFEPKRLYRASVGEVPEEDYEIPLGVAEVVEEGTDITLLAWGAQMEIITEAAKLAQEEGISCEVVDLRTIVPWDVETIVNSVKKTGRLIISHEATLTNGFGAEVAATVQEHAFLHLESPILRVCGMDVPYPLSHEAEYIPDASKVFEAIKHSMNY
- a CDS encoding HD domain-containing phosphohydrolase, translated to MTEISSDQIKILFVDDEENILKTLKRLMSFEDYECFFASNGKEGLELLQQTPIDIIISDMRMPEMNGDDFLAAAREICPNSMRFILSGYSDFTSMIKALNEGGVHQFISKPWDDEALLQKIHDAAESVKIRSERDRLRELTERQAQELKDANQGLEAKVKARTNELEQTSDMLDLSFQELKASYGVFIDVIAQVLSLRSVAPKDYLNDIADTAKALAAAKGMNEDQQDHVYKAAKLHELGKIRIPENILKKPLTQMSTQELKEYKTYPMQGYALLASLDNLGEVANYIQAHSEHFNGKGFPNRLSEGQIPLGSRIISICMYYFMYRNGLIDGNSHDEDESEKFIRQKAGQWVDPDLVEAFLECAEEELAKKGQFESRIALSQAQPGIVLSRDLFNVRGVIMLTKGTMVTLKTLEKLRYIAEKDSTDYTLYIEVTNTLPTEGDA